In the Muricauda sp. MAR_2010_75 genome, one interval contains:
- a CDS encoding PAS domain-containing sensor histidine kinase produces the protein MKLLEKNEVLRILTEVISEGILIVDDQQFIVASNAVANRMFGYPEGELSGKPLEILIPKNIRGQHKGDAGAFIQKGRRRKMGQGLDLVGLQRDGGEFPLEISLNPFTLLQRRYVMAIIVDISERKKSEQTIDHWFQVFNESLNEIYIFEAESLVFINVNRGAQLNLGYTMKELNQMSILDIKTDLTQKSFQKLISPLVNKTREKVDFETIHQRKDGTTYPVEVHLQLSSIGKKEVFLAIVLDITERKNYTQHLENTVEERTEQLREALKAEKQLNELKTKFLSLVSHEFKTPLSSILTSNSLLSKYTKTDQQEKRDKHINTIKEKVKYLDNILTDFLSIERLDTGKVKYNISTFPLSKIINEVVYNSNTLLKEGQRIQYPKDIDGITVSFDEKIMELALSNLLHNAIKYSKEDTNIELRVTEEDEKLYIDIIDQGLGIPEEDQPFIFERYFRASNVLTDQGTGIGLNIVKQHMQNLEADISFKSESGVGSTFTLTIPKNKSEDEKNSIG, from the coding sequence AAAAAAACGAAGTACTCAGAATCTTAACGGAAGTCATTTCCGAAGGAATTCTTATTGTTGATGATCAACAGTTTATTGTGGCCAGCAATGCGGTGGCCAACCGAATGTTTGGTTACCCGGAAGGGGAGCTAAGTGGCAAGCCCTTGGAAATTTTGATTCCCAAAAATATAAGGGGTCAGCATAAGGGAGACGCAGGGGCATTCATACAAAAAGGACGCAGAAGGAAGATGGGACAGGGCTTGGATCTTGTTGGCCTTCAGAGAGATGGTGGAGAGTTTCCCCTTGAAATAAGCCTTAATCCGTTTACACTGCTGCAAAGGAGGTATGTAATGGCCATTATTGTGGATATTTCGGAGCGAAAAAAATCTGAGCAGACTATAGACCATTGGTTTCAGGTCTTTAACGAGTCCCTTAACGAGATCTATATTTTTGAGGCGGAATCCCTTGTGTTCATTAATGTAAACCGTGGTGCACAGCTTAATTTGGGGTATACCATGAAGGAATTGAACCAGATGTCCATTCTCGACATTAAAACCGATCTTACCCAAAAAAGCTTTCAAAAATTAATATCCCCACTGGTCAATAAAACGAGGGAAAAGGTTGATTTTGAGACCATACACCAGCGAAAAGACGGCACTACATATCCCGTGGAAGTGCACTTGCAATTGTCTTCAATAGGCAAAAAGGAAGTATTTCTTGCCATAGTGTTAGACATTACGGAGCGGAAAAATTATACCCAGCATTTGGAGAACACGGTGGAAGAACGCACCGAACAGCTCAGGGAAGCTCTAAAAGCAGAAAAGCAGTTGAATGAACTAAAAACAAAGTTCCTGTCCTTGGTCTCACACGAGTTTAAAACACCCTTGTCCAGTATTTTGACCTCCAATTCCTTGCTCTCTAAATATACCAAGACCGATCAACAGGAAAAACGGGATAAGCACATCAATACCATTAAGGAAAAAGTAAAGTATTTAGACAACATTCTTACCGACTTCCTGTCCATAGAACGGTTGGATACGGGCAAGGTAAAATACAATATCAGCACTTTTCCCCTGAGCAAAATCATCAATGAAGTGGTCTATAACTCCAACACGCTTTTAAAGGAAGGTCAGCGAATTCAGTACCCAAAAGATATTGATGGCATAACGGTATCCTTTGATGAAAAGATCATGGAACTGGCACTTTCCAATTTGTTGCACAACGCCATAAAGTATTCCAAAGAAGATACCAATATAGAGCTTCGGGTTACAGAAGAGGATGAAAAACTGTATATTGATATCATTGATCAGGGGCTTGGCATTCCGGAGGAAGATCAACCGTTTATTTTTGAGCGCTATTTTAGGGCAAGCAATGTGCTTACCGACCAAGGCACGGGAATTGGGCTTAATATTGTAAAGCAGCACATGCAAAATCTAGAAGCCGACATTAGTTTTAAAAGTGAATCGGGTGTTGGCTCAACATTTACATTGACCATACCCAAAAACAAAAGTGAAGATGAAAAAAATTCTATTGGTTGA
- a CDS encoding response regulator, with protein MKKILLVEDDTSLRENVEELLDLSGFQVFSTPNGRLAHEIAKKEGPDIVLCDIMMPEVDGYEVLEQFSSCESTRHIPFIFVSAKTERNDVRRGMDLGADDYLTKPFEEDELLRAIHTRLEKATQLESVFSKRNEHNKQHDIRSLNELKNFFDDHGQLFSFKKDETIFTMGEHSNMVYLVLKGVAKCCGLDEEGKELITSVYSEDDFLGFTSLTENLPYREYAIAIEDVELAGISKTHVKSILEENQSVSLELLNVMAEDLVHIKKQLLQMAYSSVRKKTAQTLLLYAQAMHKGKEGPLKIARSDLAGVAGIATESLIRTLSDFKNEGLIAIENRNIRVLDKEALAQVH; from the coding sequence ATGAAAAAAATTCTATTGGTTGAGGACGATACCTCTTTACGGGAAAATGTAGAGGAACTCCTAGATCTATCTGGTTTCCAGGTTTTTTCAACCCCAAATGGGCGACTGGCCCACGAAATTGCCAAAAAAGAAGGGCCCGATATTGTGCTATGTGATATTATGATGCCCGAGGTTGATGGTTACGAGGTACTTGAGCAGTTTTCCTCTTGCGAGAGTACCAGACACATCCCCTTTATTTTCGTTTCGGCAAAAACAGAACGCAATGACGTAAGAAGAGGGATGGACCTTGGAGCCGACGATTATTTGACCAAGCCTTTTGAAGAGGACGAACTGCTGAGGGCCATTCACACCCGTTTGGAAAAAGCAACACAGTTGGAAAGCGTTTTTTCAAAACGCAATGAGCACAACAAACAGCACGATATACGATCGTTGAATGAGCTGAAGAATTTTTTTGATGACCATGGACAACTGTTTTCCTTTAAGAAAGATGAGACCATCTTTACAATGGGAGAACACTCCAATATGGTGTACCTTGTTCTAAAAGGAGTGGCAAAGTGTTGTGGATTGGATGAGGAGGGCAAGGAACTTATCACTTCTGTGTATTCAGAGGACGACTTTTTGGGATTCACCTCCCTGACAGAAAATCTTCCGTACCGCGAATATGCCATAGCCATTGAAGATGTGGAACTTGCGGGAATCTCCAAAACCCATGTCAAGTCCATTCTAGAAGAAAATCAAAGTGTTTCTTTGGAATTGCTCAATGTTATGGCCGAAGATTTGGTTCACATAAAAAAACAGTTGTTGCAAATGGCCTATAGTTCTGTCCGAAAAAAAACGGCCCAGACCCTGTTGCTGTATGCCCAGGCAATGCATAAAGGCAAGGAAGGCCCATTAAAAATTGCAAGAAGCGATTTGGCAGGGGTGGCCGGTATTGCTACGGAAAGCTTGATCAGAACCTTGTCCGATTTCAAGAATGAAGGTCTTATTGCCATTGAAAACCGTAATATTAGGGTCTTGGACAAAGAGGCCCTCGCCCAAGTCCACTAG
- a CDS encoding universal stress protein, whose protein sequence is MKNILIPIDFSENSKRALQYAQILYSSMECNFYVLNVGTLLDTKADALSTSQKIGQDTPTENTKEKLQDLVDECKRQSTDAGHYFYAVHKYGFFIQSLKKSLEEHQINLIVMGTKGASGLMEKVVGSNAGDVITKVQCNTLVIPEEVVFSKPKEIAFPTDFNIFYSHGILSTMAEVLKLGTGKLRIMNVTKNEDELHLEQKKNRDYLFDYLEETFPDRYSFHTITNKSVKSAIQCFVESRDIEMIIMVAKNLNFIQQILFDSIVEKISFHTKIPFYVIHE, encoded by the coding sequence ATGAAAAACATTTTGATCCCCATAGATTTTTCAGAAAACTCCAAGAGAGCTTTGCAGTATGCCCAAATATTGTACAGTTCCATGGAGTGCAATTTCTATGTGCTTAATGTTGGGACCCTCCTGGATACTAAGGCAGACGCTCTCAGCACATCCCAAAAAATAGGTCAGGACACGCCTACCGAAAACACCAAGGAAAAATTACAGGACTTGGTAGACGAATGCAAAAGGCAGAGCACGGACGCCGGCCATTATTTCTATGCCGTGCACAAATATGGATTTTTTATACAAAGCCTTAAAAAGAGTCTGGAAGAACATCAGATCAACTTAATTGTTATGGGGACCAAAGGCGCTTCCGGGCTTATGGAAAAAGTTGTGGGGAGCAATGCCGGAGACGTTATCACCAAAGTGCAGTGCAATACGTTGGTAATCCCCGAAGAGGTCGTTTTTTCCAAACCTAAGGAGATAGCTTTCCCCACGGACTTCAATATTTTTTATTCACATGGTATTTTAAGTACAATGGCCGAAGTATTGAAATTGGGGACAGGTAAGCTTCGAATAATGAATGTTACAAAAAATGAAGACGAGCTCCATCTAGAACAAAAAAAGAACAGGGATTACCTGTTTGATTATTTGGAGGAGACATTTCCAGATAGGTACAGTTTTCATACCATCACCAACAAAAGTGTAAAATCTGCCATTCAATGTTTTGTGGAGAGCAGGGATATTGAAATGATCATAATGGTGGCCAAAAACCTGAATTTTATCCAACAAATATTATTTGATTCCATTGTGGAAAAAATCAGCTTTCATACCAAAATTCCATTTTATGTGATTCACGAATAG
- a CDS encoding universal stress protein, translated as MRTVLIPTDFSKNALHALQYAQELYKCERTCFFILHTYMDEVYGDFKSSSAENREAQKEAKGKESEKKLDNLLQSVVGNPPNPLHNFEMVASFDSLVDGINDFVNEMNIDLVIMGTKGGTSDHKTTFGSYTIEVFKYVKCPVLAIPEDFEYKQPKAILFPTDYMLPYKRRELKLLGDLAGKFKSEVHCLYFTDFDELSTRQEDNKRFLEEALSKAYLFFETTSVKNKANAILEYIEKKEVGMLVMVNSRHSFFEDMLYRSTVDLLGLKVKIPFLVMQNLNR; from the coding sequence ATGAGAACCGTACTTATTCCCACAGATTTTTCAAAGAACGCATTACATGCATTACAGTACGCGCAGGAACTCTATAAATGTGAGCGCACCTGTTTTTTTATTCTACATACCTATATGGATGAGGTGTACGGAGACTTTAAATCCTCTTCTGCAGAAAATAGGGAGGCACAAAAGGAGGCAAAGGGGAAGGAATCGGAAAAAAAACTGGACAATCTGCTACAGTCTGTAGTGGGGAACCCTCCAAACCCATTGCACAACTTTGAGATGGTGGCTTCTTTTGATAGCCTTGTGGATGGAATCAATGATTTTGTCAATGAAATGAACATTGACTTGGTCATTATGGGGACAAAAGGGGGCACCAGTGACCATAAAACTACTTTTGGCAGTTATACCATAGAAGTTTTTAAATATGTAAAATGTCCTGTGTTGGCCATTCCAGAGGACTTTGAATACAAACAACCCAAGGCCATTCTTTTCCCAACAGATTATATGTTGCCCTATAAACGCAGGGAGTTAAAACTCTTGGGTGATTTGGCCGGCAAGTTCAAATCTGAGGTGCACTGCCTTTATTTTACAGATTTTGATGAGCTGAGCACCAGACAGGAAGACAACAAAAGGTTTTTGGAAGAGGCACTTTCAAAGGCTTACCTTTTTTTTGAAACCACCTCGGTAAAAAATAAGGCGAATGCCATTCTGGAGTACATAGAAAAAAAGGAAGTGGGCATGTTGGTCATGGTAAATTCAAGGCACTCTTTTTTTGAGGACATGCTCTACCGTTCCACTGTTGATTTGCTTGGATTGAAAGTGAAGATTCCATTTTTGGTCATGCAAAATCTCAATCGATGA
- a CDS encoding universal stress protein: MKKILLPTDFSKNAWNAIDYALNFFKNEKCKFYLLNAYTPSFYRVDYMFGGPAQSAIPDIGVDLSLEGLEHAMERIKKEYKNPNHQFKALSAFNTLTDEVREVCEDKKIDMVVMGTQGASGAKEFFLGSNTIHVIRKASVPVLAVPTKYAFKEIKKVLLPTGYWSKYKSKEIAPLLDLVKTFGATLHVVHVVEEHDLTKVQMENKKHLERLLEGVPTVFKDITDDYMPNGLHTYIEKNAIGLIAMMNRKHSFLERLVLKQNVDAIGYHSAVPFLVLPDTAEISKIGNNEKYTLAH, encoded by the coding sequence ATGAAAAAGATATTGTTGCCCACCGATTTTTCCAAGAACGCTTGGAATGCCATTGATTATGCACTCAACTTTTTCAAAAATGAAAAATGCAAATTTTATTTGTTGAATGCCTATACTCCATCCTTTTATAGAGTAGATTATATGTTTGGAGGGCCGGCACAAAGTGCCATTCCGGATATTGGTGTCGATCTTTCGCTCGAAGGGTTGGAACATGCCATGGAACGCATCAAAAAAGAATATAAAAACCCCAACCACCAATTTAAGGCCTTGTCAGCTTTTAATACATTAACAGATGAAGTTCGGGAAGTCTGTGAGGACAAAAAAATAGATATGGTGGTTATGGGAACCCAGGGAGCATCTGGTGCCAAAGAATTTTTCTTAGGTTCCAATACCATTCATGTCATTAGAAAGGCCAGTGTTCCTGTCCTGGCGGTTCCTACAAAATATGCTTTCAAGGAAATAAAAAAAGTTCTTTTGCCTACGGGATATTGGTCCAAGTACAAATCGAAGGAGATAGCACCTTTGCTAGATCTTGTTAAGACATTCGGAGCCACCTTACATGTTGTGCATGTGGTTGAAGAACATGACTTGACTAAGGTACAGATGGAAAATAAAAAACATTTGGAGCGATTATTGGAAGGGGTTCCAACAGTTTTTAAGGACATTACCGATGATTACATGCCCAATGGCCTACATACCTATATTGAAAAGAATGCTATTGGACTCATTGCCATGATGAACCGAAAACATTCTTTTTTGGAGCGGCTTGTGCTCAAACAAAATGTAGATGCTATAGGGTACCATAGTGCAGTGCCCTTTTTGGTGTTGCCCGACACAGCTGAAATATCAAAAATTGGAAATAATGAAAAATATACTCTTGCCCACTGA
- a CDS encoding universal stress protein: MKNILLPTDFSKDAWNAIFMAVKLYADLECKFYVLHAYEPKKENIAGFKSSTRAGVVYQSLSEASSGQLGEVMDYLEENHKNPKHTFEMLSMAGGLVEAIRDLIPKYDIDTIVMGTKGSTGAKEIFMGSNAVKVLKHIKNCTTVVVPELYDFQKLESLVFPTEYAHFFPKNVLRPLLQLVKLWGSKVKILHVAQTFSLLDRQKANKEILKKRFEAHPTSFHKVVIKTTVAEAIRQFAQEERADLIVLTNYSHDFFDKLTQEPVVKNVTFRTEIPLMVLPDFQG, translated from the coding sequence ATGAAAAATATACTCTTGCCCACTGATTTTTCCAAAGATGCTTGGAATGCCATTTTCATGGCGGTTAAACTTTATGCCGATTTGGAATGCAAATTTTATGTATTGCATGCCTATGAGCCCAAAAAAGAAAACATTGCAGGGTTTAAGAGCAGCACTAGGGCAGGAGTGGTATATCAATCCCTTTCGGAAGCCTCATCGGGTCAACTTGGAGAGGTCATGGACTACCTGGAGGAAAACCACAAGAACCCAAAGCATACTTTTGAAATGCTGTCCATGGCCGGAGGGCTGGTAGAGGCCATTCGGGACCTCATTCCAAAGTACGATATAGATACGATTGTCATGGGAACCAAAGGTTCAACCGGTGCCAAGGAAATTTTTATGGGCAGTAATGCCGTAAAAGTTTTAAAGCATATTAAAAACTGTACCACTGTAGTGGTTCCTGAATTGTATGATTTCCAAAAACTGGAATCGCTGGTTTTCCCAACAGAGTATGCCCATTTTTTTCCGAAAAATGTGCTCCGTCCTTTATTGCAATTGGTTAAACTGTGGGGCTCCAAGGTTAAAATACTCCATGTGGCACAAACCTTCAGTCTATTGGATAGACAAAAAGCAAATAAGGAAATCTTGAAAAAACGGTTTGAAGCCCATCCCACCTCGTTCCACAAAGTGGTGATAAAGACCACAGTGGCCGAGGCCATTCGGCAATTTGCGCAAGAGGAGAGGGCCGACTTGATTGTGCTCACCAACTATTCCCATGATTTTTTTGATAAACTAACGCAGGAACCCGTGGTAAAAAATGTAACTTTTAGAACCGAAATCCCTTTGATGGTACTACCGGACTTTCAGGGATAG
- a CDS encoding universal stress protein, with the protein MKRIVLPTDFSKNAWNAIAYALSIFKGVECEFFIVNAYQVGSSGLATKMGRANDTRLYRLMKEQSERELNRVLEKVKETDNNPKHSFNTLSIVDNLVNAVGKTVYNKEIDYIVMGTKGASGLKEVFMGSNTYKIINEIDFCPIIAVPDEFQVKDSIDTIVLATGYEHLFETYELNPLFKLAKLFDSEIWVTYAGDPTELTPQQLASKKVMEKKLKSIKHKFVEVEKGSSIYSAIQKTIVENEEVDMVAMINYGHGFFEKLTHEAVIKKISFNTQVPFLVMHLFE; encoded by the coding sequence ATGAAACGAATTGTATTGCCCACCGATTTTTCCAAAAATGCATGGAATGCCATTGCCTATGCACTTTCCATCTTCAAAGGTGTGGAGTGCGAATTTTTCATTGTCAACGCCTACCAAGTGGGGTCTTCCGGCTTGGCAACCAAAATGGGCAGGGCCAATGATACCCGTTTGTACCGATTGATGAAGGAGCAATCTGAACGGGAACTCAACAGAGTCCTGGAAAAAGTCAAAGAAACCGACAACAATCCCAAGCATAGCTTCAATACGTTGTCCATTGTGGATAACCTTGTCAATGCCGTTGGGAAAACGGTCTACAATAAAGAGATCGATTACATTGTTATGGGAACCAAAGGGGCATCTGGACTAAAAGAAGTATTTATGGGCAGCAATACGTACAAAATCATCAATGAAATTGATTTCTGTCCCATTATAGCCGTACCAGACGAATTTCAGGTCAAGGATTCTATCGACACTATTGTATTGGCCACGGGCTACGAGCATCTTTTTGAGACCTACGAACTGAATCCTCTTTTTAAATTGGCAAAGCTTTTTGATTCTGAAATATGGGTGACCTATGCCGGAGATCCAACTGAGTTGACACCTCAACAGCTTGCATCTAAAAAAGTCATGGAAAAGAAGTTGAAAAGCATAAAGCACAAATTTGTTGAAGTGGAAAAGGGTAGCTCAATATACAGTGCCATTCAAAAGACCATAGTCGAAAACGAGGAAGTGGACATGGTGGCCATGATAAATTATGGGCACGGTTTTTTTGAAAAGCTCACCCATGAGGCCGTGATTAAAAAAATCTCCTTCAATACCCAAGTGCCTTTTTTAGTGATGCATCTGTTTGAGTAA
- the trxA gene encoding thioredoxin translates to MKGNFSALIDADQLVLIDFSAEWCGPCKMLAPILKEVKDELGNSVKIVKIDVDKNQSLANQYQVRGVPTMLLFRKGQQLWRQSGVLQKSEIVQVVRSFM, encoded by the coding sequence ATGAAAGGAAATTTTAGCGCACTGATAGACGCCGACCAACTGGTATTGATCGATTTTTCCGCAGAATGGTGCGGACCATGCAAAATGTTGGCTCCCATTCTAAAAGAAGTGAAGGATGAGTTGGGGAATTCAGTAAAAATCGTGAAAATTGATGTGGATAAAAATCAGTCTTTGGCCAACCAATACCAAGTGCGGGGAGTGCCCACCATGCTGCTCTTTAGAAAGGGACAACAGCTATGGCGTCAATCTGGTGTATTGCAAAAATCCGAGATTGTTCAAGTGGTAAGATCCTTCATGTAA
- a CDS encoding universal stress protein — MIRIVVPTDFSENAFNAIEYAAILFKDTTCIFYLLHAYTPPIYRVDYALGSPGQLGLPDGHKYSAEAALDKTRKRIKAKYDNPIHEYVTHAAFNTLGDEMKTMINKENIDLVIMGTQGATGAKEILFGSNTVQVLNKAIVPVLAVPSDYGFNPPKRILFPTDYEVDYAKTDFGFLLELSKSWGSRLHVMHVSPPDGLTPQQKKNKANLEKLMLESDHLMHDLPDQELIEAINLFQEELPVDMLAMIKNKHSFLERLFVEPVIRNIGLHSKIPFLVLPYNL, encoded by the coding sequence ATGATTAGGATAGTAGTGCCCACTGATTTTTCGGAGAACGCATTCAATGCCATTGAGTATGCGGCCATATTGTTTAAGGATACCACTTGTATCTTTTACCTGTTACATGCCTATACACCGCCCATTTATCGTGTTGACTATGCGTTGGGCAGTCCTGGCCAGCTAGGGCTTCCTGATGGCCATAAATACAGCGCGGAGGCTGCTTTGGACAAAACCCGAAAACGAATTAAGGCAAAATATGATAATCCCATACATGAATATGTGACCCATGCGGCATTCAATACCTTGGGAGATGAAATGAAGACCATGATCAATAAAGAGAATATAGATTTGGTCATCATGGGGACCCAAGGCGCAACAGGGGCCAAAGAGATATTGTTCGGCTCAAATACGGTCCAGGTACTTAACAAAGCCATTGTTCCGGTTTTGGCCGTTCCATCCGATTATGGTTTCAACCCACCAAAAAGAATATTGTTTCCCACAGATTATGAAGTGGACTATGCAAAAACCGATTTCGGGTTTTTGTTGGAGCTGTCAAAATCATGGGGCTCTAGACTTCATGTGATGCATGTTTCCCCTCCCGATGGACTTACACCACAACAGAAAAAGAACAAAGCCAATCTTGAGAAACTGATGTTGGAAAGTGACCATCTGATGCACGATCTTCCCGATCAGGAGCTTATTGAGGCCATAAATCTATTTCAGGAAGAGTTGCCCGTTGATATGTTGGCCATGATTAAAAACAAGCACTCCTTTTTGGAACGCCTATTTGTGGAACCAGTGATCAGAAATATAGGACTGCATAGCAAAATCCCATTTTTGGTGCTTCCGTACAACCTTTAA
- a CDS encoding universal stress protein — translation MLQILVPTDFSNNSYNALFYAAQLFKEEKCNFHIVNVCGNEGDSKIEEAKIESAQGLDSICHRLIRDVGNNKKHQLKKVSLCSSVTKGICDYAEKHKVGLMVIGNKAKEEVKHILFGTNAMQLVREVTTCPILIVPLEIDFKKVEKIAFISNYANPISKENIHTLQFFQTVTQSAMVPMSIDDGKLDKDGLENKNSFFKAFSKIISKEVVLPVFEDKTKTILEFVDLWSIDMLCMVYYPHHFFLEFIGNGIIKELNTKLSVPFLILPNRAN, via the coding sequence ATGTTACAGATTCTAGTGCCCACCGATTTTTCCAACAATTCATACAATGCACTGTTTTATGCCGCCCAACTGTTTAAAGAGGAGAAATGTAATTTTCATATTGTGAATGTTTGCGGCAACGAAGGCGATTCAAAAATTGAGGAAGCCAAGATAGAGTCCGCCCAAGGTCTTGACTCCATCTGCCATAGGCTAATCCGGGATGTTGGGAATAACAAAAAACACCAACTGAAAAAAGTCTCGTTATGCTCAAGTGTAACCAAAGGTATTTGCGATTATGCCGAAAAGCATAAGGTAGGCCTCATGGTAATCGGAAATAAAGCAAAAGAGGAGGTAAAACATATTTTGTTCGGTACAAATGCCATGCAATTGGTGCGGGAAGTAACCACTTGCCCCATTCTCATCGTTCCCTTGGAAATTGACTTTAAAAAGGTGGAAAAGATTGCTTTTATCTCCAACTACGCCAACCCTATTTCAAAGGAGAACATCCACACCCTGCAATTTTTTCAAACAGTGACGCAAAGTGCCATGGTGCCCATGAGCATTGATGATGGAAAATTGGATAAAGATGGTCTGGAAAACAAGAACAGTTTTTTTAAAGCGTTTTCCAAAATTATTTCCAAAGAGGTGGTATTGCCCGTTTTTGAAGATAAAACAAAGACCATTTTAGAGTTTGTGGACCTTTGGAGCATAGATATGCTCTGTATGGTGTATTATCCGCATCATTTTTTCTTGGAGTTTATCGGCAATGGAATCATTAAGGAATTGAACACTAAACTATCCGTCCCTTTTTTGATTTTGCCCAATCGGGCAAATTGA
- a CDS encoding universal stress protein: MDKRVLLPTDYSKNALNAIRYALDLYKDIRCDFYILNAFHVSNYTLDSMMVPEPGERFYDLAKKESEEGMKRLMEIIKLHPENPKHRFHTISTFNSLVEAIKNVIAKQDIDIIVMGTKGLTESKARIFGTNTVSVMESIKKCPVIAVPSDYLYAPPKEIVFPTDYKTDYKKTEMAQLVEIAKLHGSKINVVHIDKNKDGKLNKQEKTNKQLLQDILDGTDYEIHFLSAVKISKGINLFIESKDCDMIAFLNRKHLFFGSILSNPLVKEIGYDPKIPILELNDN; this comes from the coding sequence ATGGACAAAAGAGTGTTGTTACCCACCGATTATTCAAAAAATGCATTGAATGCCATTAGATATGCTTTAGATCTTTATAAAGACATTCGTTGTGATTTTTATATTTTGAATGCTTTTCACGTTTCAAACTATACTTTGGACAGCATGATGGTCCCCGAACCCGGCGAACGTTTTTACGATTTGGCCAAAAAAGAATCGGAGGAAGGCATGAAGCGGCTCATGGAAATCATAAAACTTCACCCCGAAAATCCAAAACACAGGTTCCATACCATTTCAACCTTTAACAGTTTAGTAGAAGCCATTAAGAATGTAATTGCAAAGCAGGACATTGACATAATTGTTATGGGAACCAAAGGCCTGACCGAATCAAAGGCCAGGATTTTTGGCACCAACACGGTATCTGTGATGGAAAGCATAAAAAAATGCCCTGTTATTGCCGTACCCAGTGATTATTTATACGCTCCACCCAAAGAGATTGTTTTTCCAACTGATTATAAAACGGACTACAAAAAGACAGAGATGGCCCAATTGGTGGAAATTGCAAAGCTTCACGGGTCAAAAATCAATGTGGTGCATATTGATAAGAACAAGGATGGAAAACTCAACAAACAAGAAAAGACCAACAAACAGTTGTTGCAAGATATCTTGGATGGCACCGATTATGAAATTCATTTTTTGTCAGCTGTAAAAATAAGCAAGGGCATCAACCTTTTTATTGAAAGCAAGGATTGTGATATGATTGCCTTTTTGAACAGAAAGCACCTGTTTTTTGGGAGCATACTTTCCAATCCTTTGGTCAAGGAAATTGGGTACGATCCCAAAATACCCATTTTGGAACTGAATGATAATTGA
- a CDS encoding Hsp20/alpha crystallin family protein, whose translation MSLVKFNGKRFPWNESLVDFFNRDAFIDDDFFNLEKSHPSMNVKEHDGDFEIEIAAPGFDKKDFEITIKDDILEVSAKKSKEETEKDEDYTRREFNYSAFTRTMQLPNSVDQSKDVKATYKNGILKLNLLKMEEAKENQKKVIEVV comes from the coding sequence ATGTCACTTGTTAAATTTAATGGAAAACGATTTCCATGGAACGAAAGCTTGGTCGATTTCTTTAATCGCGATGCATTTATTGATGATGATTTTTTTAATTTGGAAAAGTCACATCCCTCAATGAATGTGAAGGAGCATGATGGTGATTTTGAAATTGAGATCGCGGCCCCAGGGTTCGATAAAAAAGATTTTGAGATCACTATCAAGGATGACATCTTGGAAGTTTCCGCCAAAAAAAGCAAAGAGGAGACCGAAAAAGATGAGGATTACACCCGAAGGGAGTTCAATTACAGTGCGTTTACCAGAACCATGCAGTTGCCCAACTCGGTGGACCAATCTAAAGATGTAAAAGCAACCTATAAAAACGGTATTCTAAAGCTGAACCTTCTTAAAATGGAGGAAGCCAAAGAAAACCAAAAAAAGGTCATTGAGGTTGTTTAA